In the Hordeum vulgare subsp. vulgare chromosome 7H, MorexV3_pseudomolecules_assembly, whole genome shotgun sequence genome, one interval contains:
- the LOC123411844 gene encoding uncharacterized protein LOC123411844 produces MACHLRSVSLPSRPHTKVEEELHSLEASISSPSITMETISDGLRRLGDIYSTIEEIMCLPSNQICSSQQRKMLEGETECSLELLDLCNAMHEDFTELKAIIQDLQVATRKGDDTVVQVKVQSYTRLMKKAKKHFKKAAKKVTSDKEDCRMVRLLREAREITTSLLESTVHLLSKQIAVPKWSLVSKAFQKKNSVVCKEEQLQVLECSVGDLEAGAGILFRRLVQSRVTLLNILSS; encoded by the coding sequence ATGGCTTGCCATCTTAGATCAGTTAGTTTGCCTTCTAGGCCTCACACCAAGGTTGAAGAGGAGCTGCACAGCCTAGAGGCAAGCATCTCTTCACCCTCCATCACCATGGAGACAATCTCTGATGGTTTGAGGAGGCTTGGAGACATCTACAGCACCATTGAAGAGATCATGTGCCTTCCTAGCAACCAAATTTGCTCTTCCCAGCAAAGGAAGATGTTGGAAGGTGAAACCGAGTGCTCCCTTGAGCTGCTAGATCTCTGCAATGCCATGCATGAGGACTTCACCGAATTGAAGGCCATTATCCAAGATCTGCAAGTGGCAACCAGAAAAGGAGATGACACCGTTGTTCAAGTCAAGGTCCAGTCTTACACCCGCCTAATGAAGAAGgcgaagaaacatttcaagaaggcAGCGAAGAAGGTTACATCCGACAAAGAGGACTGCAGGATGGTCAGGCTGTTGAGAGAGGCTAGGGAGATCACCACCTCTCTCCTCGAGTCAACAGTACACCTCTTGTCCAAGCAAATCGCAGTGCCAAAATGGTCTCTCGTCTCCAAGGCATTCCAGAAGAAGAACTCAGTTGTTTGCAAGGAGGAGCAGTTGCAGGTCCTAGAGTGCAGTGTTGGAGATCTTGAGGCTGGAGCAGGAATTCTGTTCCGGAGATTGGTCCAGAGCAGAGTTACTCTCCTAAACATTCTTAGCTCATAG
- the LOC123411845 gene encoding uncharacterized protein LOC123411845, producing the protein MAFHVRSISLPSRPQANETEVEQELLSIEASISSSITIGTMCDGLRRLGDIYNGVEEIICLPSNRVSSSQQRKMLDGEMECSLGLLDLYSNMQEIFVEMKAIIQELQVALRKGDDVAARAKIQSYTRLAKKAKNHFKKTTKKTPADCNMIMLLTKAREISVSLLESTLHFLSKQIEMPKLSLVSKAFHKKKAVVCKEEQLQELECSIGDLESGAGHLFKKLVQNRVSLLNILSS; encoded by the coding sequence ATGGCTTTCCACGTGAGATCCATAAGTTTGCCTTCTAGGCCTCAGGCCAATGAGACTGAGGTCGAGCAAGAACTGCTGAGCATAGAggcaagcatctcttcttccatcACCATCGGCACGATGTGTGATGGTCTGAGGAGGCTTGGGGACATCTACAATGGTGTTGAAGAGATTATTTGCCTACCAAGCAATAGGGTTAGCTCCTCTCAGCAGAGGAAGATGTTGGATGGAGAGATGGAATGCTCTCTTGGGTTGTTGGACCTCTACAGTAACATGCAAGAGATCTTCGTCGAAATGAAGGCCATCATCCAAGAGCTGCAAGTGGCTCTGAGAAAAGGGGATGATGTAGCTGCTCGAGCCAAGATCCAATCTTACACCCGCTTGGCGAAGAAGGCCAAGAATCATTTCAAGAAGACCACGAAAAAGACTCCTGCAGATTGCAACATGATTATGCTATTGACCAAGGCCAGAGAGATATCTGTCTCTCTGCTGGAGTCCACACTCCATTTCTTGTCGAAGCAAATTGAAATGCCTAAACTGTCTCTTGTTTCCAAGGCATTTCACAAAAAGAAGGCAGTTGTCTGCAAGGAGGAGCAATTGCAGGAGCTAGAGTGCAGTATCGGAGATCTTGAGAGTGGAGCAGGACATCTGTTCAAGAAATTAGTCCAGAACCGAGTTTCTCTACTCAACATTCTTAGCTCGTAG
- the LOC123411846 gene encoding uncharacterized protein LOC123411846 has translation MAFHLRSISLPSKPQANETEVEQELLSLEASISSSTTTIGTMCDGLRRLGDIYNGVEDIIGLPSKQVGKMLDSQMEGSLELLDLCNTMQEIFVEMKAIIQELQVALRKGDDATAQAKIQSYVRLVKTAKKHFKKSTKKANVASAGCKMAMLLTKAREISVSLLEYTVHLLSKEIGMPKQSLVSKAFHKKKAVVCQDEQLQELECSIGDLENGAGHLFRKLVQIRVSLLNILSS, from the coding sequence ATGGCCTTCCACCTAAGATCGATAAGTTTACCATCAAAGCCTCAGGCCAACGAGACCGAAGTCGAGCAAGAGTTGCTGAGCCTAGAGGCGagcatctcttcttccaccaCCACCATCGGCACCATGTGTGACGGTCTGAGGAGGCTCGGAGACATCTACAATGGTGTTGAAGATATTATTGGCCTACCAAGCAAACAGGTTGGCAAGATGTTGGATTCACAGATGGAAGGCTCTCTCGAGCTGCTAGATCTCTGCAACACCATGCAAGAGATCTTTGTCGAGATGAAGGCCATCATCCAAGAGCTACAAGTGGCTCTAAGAAAAGGTGATGATGCAACTGCTCAAGCCAAGATCCAGTCTTACGTTCGTTTGGTGAAGAcggccaagaaacatttcaagaagagCACGAAGAAGGCTAATGTCGCGTCCGCGGGTTGCAAGATGGCCATGCTATTGACCAAGGCTAGAGAGATTTCTGTGTCTCTTCTGGAGTACAcagtccatctcttgtcaaaggaAATCGGAATGCCAAAACAGTCTCTTGTCTCGAAGGCATTTCACAAGAAAAAGGCAGTCGTCTGCCAGGACGAGCAATTGCAGGAGTTAGAGTGTAGTATTGGAGATCTCGAGAATGGGGCGGGGCATCTGTTCAGGAAATTAGTCCAGATCAGAGTTTCTCTCCTGAACATTCTTAGCTCATAG
- the LOC123411843 gene encoding uncharacterized protein LOC123411843, with protein MARFFMSRNQILLVVYFCVYIGLSRMVDASNQKALFLQLLSSPTIRRKASRSDMAFHLRSISLPSRPHISETEVQQELLSLEASISSSITIGTMCEGLMRLGNIYNGVEEIIGLPSNQVCSAQERKVLDGEMEGSLQLLDLCSTMQEIFVEMKAIIQELQVALRKGDEATSQAKIQSYTLLTKKAKKHFKKTAKKATSEGCRMVMLLTKAREVSISLLESTVLLLSKQIQMRKQSLISKAFHKTKKPVVCEEEELQELECSIGDLENGAGHLFRKLVQSRVSLLNILSS; from the coding sequence ATGGCACGATTCTTCATGTCTAGAAATCAAATACTCCTGGTTGTATACTTCTGTGTATATATAGGGCTCAGCAGAATGGTAGACGCATCAAACCAAAAGGCACTCTTTCTTCAGCTCCTTTCTTCACCCACAATACGGAGAAAAGCCTCAAGATCAGATATGGCTTTCCACCTAAGATCGATAAGTTTGCCTTCTAGGCCTCACATCAGTGAGACGGAAGTCCAACAAGAGCTGCTGAGCCTAGAGGCAAGCATCTCTTCCTCCATTACCATCGGCACAATGTGCGAGGGTCTTATGAGGCTTGGAAACATCTACAATGGCGTTGAAGAAATCATTGGCCTACCAAGCAACCAAGTTTGCTCCGCCCAGGAGAGGAAGGTGTTGGATGGAGAAATGGAAGGTTCTCTCCAGCTACTAGATCTCTGCAGCACCATGCAAGAGATCTTCGTCGAGATGAAAGCCATTATCCAAGAGCTGCAAGTGGCACTAAGAAAAGGAGATGAAGCAACTTCTCAAGCCAAGATCCAGTCTTACACTCTCTTGACAAAGAaggccaagaaacatttcaagaagaccgcgaagaaggcTACTTCTGAAGGTTGCAGGATGGTCATGCTATTGACCAAGGCTAGAGAGGTCTCTATCTCTCTGCTGGAATCCACAGTCCTCCTCTTGTCAAAGCAAATTCAAATGCGCAAACAGTCTCTTATCTCCAAGGCATTTCACAAGACGAAGAAGCCAGTTGTTTgtgaggaggaagaattgcaggaGCTGGAGTGCAGCATTGGAGATCTTGAGAATGGAGCAGGACATCTGTTCAGGAAATTAGTCCAGAGCAGAGTTTCCCTCCTAAACATTCTTAGCTCATAG